Proteins from one Paraburkholderia sp. BL10I2N1 genomic window:
- a CDS encoding FTR1 family protein: MGQVLFIVWRESVEALLVVGILYAWLKNGDESAQRGLPYLWGGVAAGVLAAVTLGAALVGFTEVLSGDAQDYFQTAMVLVACVLIVQMVLWMKQHGRTLKRDMEESLQKSTQDANWWGVAVLVALAIAREGSETVIFLYGLGFGQSGHVDGSQMLAVVIGLGLALLTFYVLQLGGKIFSWRLFFRITEIMLLFLGAGLFQTGVDKLIDKEILPTLVDQLWNTSAVLDDSSTFGSLVATLTGYRAHPALMNLIAYAAYWAVVYLLVRRASRRPAQQAAGRTA; this comes from the coding sequence ATGGGTCAGGTTTTGTTCATCGTGTGGCGGGAAAGTGTCGAGGCGCTGCTGGTCGTCGGCATCCTGTATGCATGGCTGAAGAACGGCGACGAGAGCGCGCAGCGCGGCCTGCCGTACCTGTGGGGCGGCGTCGCCGCGGGGGTGCTGGCGGCCGTGACGCTGGGGGCGGCACTCGTCGGCTTCACCGAGGTGCTGTCCGGCGACGCGCAGGATTACTTCCAGACGGCGATGGTGCTGGTTGCCTGCGTGCTGATCGTGCAGATGGTGCTGTGGATGAAGCAGCACGGCCGCACGCTCAAGCGTGACATGGAAGAGTCGCTGCAAAAGAGCACGCAGGACGCGAACTGGTGGGGCGTTGCCGTGCTGGTCGCGCTTGCGATCGCGCGTGAGGGCAGTGAGACTGTCATCTTCCTGTATGGCCTTGGATTCGGTCAGTCGGGGCATGTCGATGGAAGCCAGATGCTCGCGGTGGTGATCGGGCTGGGTCTTGCGCTTCTGACGTTCTATGTGCTGCAACTCGGCGGCAAGATCTTCTCTTGGAGGCTCTTTTTCCGCATCACCGAAATCATGCTGCTGTTCCTCGGCGCGGGCCTGTTCCAGACCGGTGTAGACAAGCTGATCGACAAGGAAATCCTGCCGACCCTCGTTGACCAGTTGTGGAACACGTCGGCGGTCCTCGACGACTCGAGCACATTCGGCTCACTCGTCGCGACGCTGACCGGTTATCGCGCCCATCCGGCGCTGATGAACCTGATTGCCTACGCAGCGTACTGGGCGGTCGTGTACCTGCTGGTGCGGCGCGCAAGCCGGCGTCCGGCGCAGCAGGCGGCAGGACGCACGGCATGA
- a CDS encoding cupredoxin domain-containing protein, whose protein sequence is MRINRKIAILAMTTSLVGVAHAADLPTFKLEMNDGTLNPARIEVPAGQRIKIEVRNVGKGAAEFESVQLRKEKVLAPGADSFVVIAPLSPGEYKFFDDFHQQAQGEIVAK, encoded by the coding sequence ATGAGAATCAACAGGAAAATCGCGATCCTCGCCATGACGACGTCCCTCGTTGGCGTCGCGCACGCGGCCGATCTGCCAACGTTCAAGCTCGAAATGAACGACGGCACGCTCAACCCGGCTCGCATCGAAGTGCCGGCGGGGCAGCGCATCAAGATCGAAGTGCGCAACGTGGGCAAGGGCGCGGCGGAATTCGAAAGCGTGCAACTGCGGAAAGAAAAGGTGCTCGCACCGGGCGCCGATTCGTTCGTTGTGATTGCGCCGCTTTCGCCGGGCGAATACAAGTTTTTTGACGATTTTCATCAGCAGGCACAGGGCGAAATCGTCGCAAAGTAA
- a CDS encoding iron transporter, producing MRISSFLRGGAAVVTAAAALSVSAAEYPIGKQHIQGGMEIGAVYLQPITMEPEGMMRKASDSDVHLEADIHAVKNNPTGFAEGDWMPYLQVRYELSKVGTTQSVKGDMMAMVASDGPHYGDNVKMFGPGKYHLKLIVEPPMQTGHMAFGRHVDKETGVGPWFKPVTIDYDFTYAGIGKKGGY from the coding sequence ATGCGGATTTCCTCTTTCCTGCGCGGCGGCGCAGCTGTTGTGACTGCCGCGGCCGCGCTGTCGGTGTCGGCTGCTGAATACCCGATCGGCAAGCAGCACATTCAAGGCGGCATGGAAATCGGCGCGGTGTATCTGCAGCCCATCACGATGGAGCCGGAAGGCATGATGCGCAAGGCATCGGATTCGGACGTTCACCTGGAAGCCGACATCCACGCGGTGAAGAACAACCCGACCGGCTTCGCCGAGGGCGACTGGATGCCGTATCTGCAGGTTCGCTACGAGCTGTCGAAAGTCGGCACGACCCAGTCGGTCAAGGGCGACATGATGGCGATGGTGGCAAGCGACGGCCCGCACTACGGCGACAACGTCAAGATGTTCGGTCCGGGCAAATATCACCTGAAGCTGATCGTCGAACCGCCGATGCAGACGGGTCATATGGCCTTTGGCCGCCACGTCGACAAGGAAACCGGCGTGGGCCCGTGGTTCAAGCCGGTCACGATCGATTACGACTTCACCTACGCCGGTATCGGTAAAAAGGGCGGGTACTGA